GGAGGCGCCCTATTGCTTCCATTTAATTCAAGATGAGTAAACAGAAGAGCAAATACATACTTCCCCAAGGGTAGCCCTAGCGCCTAAAGAGCCATCTGCACCCTGAGCAAAGGTTATAGAGTCCCCAGGGGTCTAACTGCACATTGCACCCAACTCAGGCCACATGACCAACAGCACTTCTTGACATGATTCCTTTCATTCATATCTATGAAAGTGCTAGAAAAATGTTACATTCAAGTATACATGACAAAACTGAGGTCTAGAAAAGTTTCAGCAGGGTCCAAGGCCATACATGTAGGCAGCTCAGTCATACTTCACTCCCAAAACCTGTGACCTGGGATCCTGCCTCTTTCCAAAGTTTAGCACTGCCATCCTTTGTAAACCACCAAATCCATCAATAACTTTACTCAGACCCCATCATCCCAATTACTCCAGATCTGAGGCAGGATGGTCACATAGTCAAGGCTGCCATGCACAAATTATTCACTGTCTCACAAAAAAATTAATCTGTTTGTAGTACCACAAATCTGGAATCCTTGTACTGAGGAGTTAAAGCatagagatcaggagttcaaggttactcTCAGGTAAAAAGAAAGAGGTCCCCCAGCtagacctctcttgggcatagacccaaaagatgccccaacatataacaaagacacacgctccactatgtttatagcagccttatttataatagccagaagctggaaagaacccagatgcccttcaacagaggaatgaatacagaaaatctacacaatggaatattactcagctatcagaaacaatgcctttatgaaattcctaggcaaatggatgaaactggaaaatatcatcctgagtgaggtaatccaatcacagaaaaacacacatagtatgcactcattgataagtggctattagcccaaatgctcaaattaccctagatgcacagaacacatgaaactcaagaaggatgaccaaaatgcagatgcttcactccttctttaaaaggggaacaagaatacccttgggaggggatagggaggcaaagtttagaacagaggcagaaggaacacccattcagagcctgccccacatgtggcccaaacacatacagccactaaactagataagatggatgaagcaaagaagtgcaggctgacaggaaccggatgtagatctctcctgagagacccagccagaatacagcaaatacataggtgaatgccatcattaaaccactgaactgagaacgggacacccgttgaaggaatcttagaaaggactgaaagagcttgaaggggctcgagaccccatatgaccaacaatgccaaccaaccagagcttccagggactaagccactacccaaagactatacatggactgaccctgggctccaattgcataggtagcaatgaatagcctagtaagggcaccagtggaaggggaagcccttggtcctgccaagactgaacctccagtgaacgtgattgttgtggggagggcagtaatggaaggaggatggggaggggaacacctatatagaaggggaggagaaggggttagggggatgtttgcctggaaaccacgaaaggtaataacaattgaaatgtaaataagaaatacccaatttaataaagatggagaaaaaaatcaaatatatgaataaaaactaaatcaaaaaaaaaagaaaaagaaagaggtccACATGAGGTAAATGGCacctcattttaaaataatacaaaaaattaataaacaaatagaaggaaGAGAAGTTTGGGGGATGtgcccagtggtagagcattagcctagcatgcacaagacaCTAGGTCAGATACCTAGTACTAGAAAATGACAAATAAAAAACAGCACCTCAGACTGCAGTGATGGcaaagtggttaagagcataggCCACTCTTCCAGAGCACCCAGATTctattcccaacacccacgttgtggctcacaactgtctaactctagttccaagggagaTGATGTCCTTTTCAAGCCTCCATGAGtgccaagcacacatgtggtgcacaggctTTCATAAAGGTagaatactcatacacataaaataaaatgtaatttaaaagaaacaaaaaaaaaacaccaactcTTTAAGGTTATGTCACCTCAaacctttaaatcccagcactctggaggcagaggcaggagatctccAGGTTTAAGACAAGCCTAGGATTTCAGGAAAGCCagaactgcacagagaaaccgtgtcttaAAAAAACCAGAGAGAGACAGCCATTGCAGTACATTGAGCTCCATAGAGACAGCGCCGGGGCAAGCGAGAGCCGGACGGGCACTGGGCAACTCTGTGCCTCGCGgaggaaaatcaactaaacatgggcaaaggagatcctaagaagccgagaggcaaaatgtcctcatatgcattctttgtgcaaacctgccgggaggagcacaagaagaagcacccggatgcttctgtcaacttctcagagttctccaagaagtgctcagagaggtggaaggccatgtctgctaaagaaaagggaaaatttgaagatatggcaaaggctgacaaggctcgttatgaaagagaaatgaaaacctacatcccccccaaaggggagaccaaaaagaagttcaaggaccccaatgcccccaagaggcctccttcggccttcttgttctgttctgagtacCGCCCAAAAATCAAAGGCGAGCATCCTGCCTTATCCATTGGTGATGTTACAAAGAAACTAGGAGAGGTGTGGACCAACACTGCCTCGGATGACAAGCAGCCCTGTGAGAAGATGGCcgccaagctgaaggagaagtacGAGAAGGATACAgctgcctacagagctaaaggaaaacctgatgcaGCGAAAAAGGGGGTGGTCAAGGCTGAGAggagcaagaaaaagaaggaagaggaagacgacgaggaggatgaagatgatgaggaagaggaggaagaggaagatgaagatgatgaagaagatgatgatgatgaataagttggttctagcgcagtttttttttcttgtctataaagcatttaacccccctgtacacaactcactccttttaaagaaaaaaattgaaatgtaaaaaaaaaaaaaaaaaaaaaaaacagagacagagacagagacaaagacagagaatgtCACCTCTGCAGACAAGACGACACTTCAGTGACAAATTGAAAAGATTCCAAGACCAAAGTACCCAGGAGAGGTACTGTGACTCCCAAACATCAGAGTTGATCACACCACAGAAACTATGACACTGAGCCCCAACTCAGCCTCTACTTGCAAGAGACCAGACACAGACAAGCACAGGAGAAAACAGAAGGATAAGGCTGTCCAGCaggtgtgcattgtgtgtgtgattAAAGGCACAGCTATCAAAGGTGGAGATCTTGATGCCCGTGTCAACAGGGCACCTTTGGCTCCGCTGGCCCATAGTGATCTCTTCACACAGAGGCCATTAAGAGTTGGCACCTATCTTACTTAGCAAAGGCAATTGTGATCTTGGGCCAGCCTTGGACAGCCTTCAAAGGCTCTCCCTTCAAAGGCACACCAGCAGGTCAAATCACTTAGTGTCTGAATCAAGCTGGCTTTCTTTTGTCAGCCCTTTGTCCCCAGATGGGAAACCTGACCTGAATGACATACTCCATGCATCCTGGATTAGCAGAATTCAATGGTTGCTCCACCTCCTGAGAATCAGAGACCAGGAGCCACCACAGCCTGCCTCCCAGTGTGCCACTCCCACCTCTTCCATAAGTTGTTTGTCTCTAAAGAACTATTAAGGACAAGATTAAAGGTCAAATCACTGAGAGGTGGCACAGCTGGCACCAAAACCATGGCTCAATGTTCTTCAAATATCTGAAAAAATAAGACCCAGAACAGAACACTTGGGTTCTGGCTTCTACTGAGCATCATGGGTAACCCTCTGAGTCATTATGCCCTGTGAGAATCGGCCAGCTGCCCATTCTTCTTTGCATCTGACATTTCACCAAGCCACACTGGGGCCTGTGGAGGGGGAGCAGCTGCTGAGGTTCAGAGCAAGAACGAGTGTGCCGGGGAAAGGCCTGCAGTGGGCATGCTGAGGCTGCAGGAAGGGCCAGGCAGGGGAATAGGAAGACTGCACCTGCTCAGTACATGCGGAACTGGAACTGGCACCTGGGGTCACACAACCATGTCCTACTTCAGCCCTGTCATTGTACCAGACACTGTGACATCATGAACAGGGGAAAATGGTAAACACTTCAGGGATGGAAAGCCTTCAGCCTTCTTTGGAAGTGGAAGGAAAACTCATGCCCAGAAGAGAGGCACAGAAGCTTGAGAGAAACCGAGAGAGAAAAAAGGCAGCAAAGAGTCAGGCCATCAGACAGCAACTTACTAAGAACACACCAGTCCCAAGGCAGACCAGTAACATCATTCATGCCTCACTCTGTTACAGAACTTAGGGTCACACCTGTGCCCCATGCCACAAGCCACATTTGGACACCAGTTCTCAATAAGACaattaaaagccaaatgaatgcaaaaagcacacacacacaaaaagtttTAATCAATATGCCTATGCTAGGAACTAGAACAAAGAGATacagtgttgtgttttataaaaagaaggaaagaatgaggAATATGTTTGGTAGAGTGAGGTATGGTGTAGGGGAAGGGCATGCCTCTGTGTGCCCATCCTGGTACCCCCTGAGGTACCGATCATATGACAGATTTAGTacggaatagagtttatttagggaatgaggaggggagttgagggagtagagacagagaaatgcagagacaaacagacaaaaagatagagacagacaaagacagacagaaagagagtagaagagtagaggccagccCTGAACttgtggagagagaaagagttcgggaatggggagagaagagcagaaaggaaagagagtaAGAAGATAAAGTAAGAGGGTGAGAGAGTGAGGTggggggcaaacagccccttttatagtgagtcaggcatacctggctgttgccacgtaactgtggggcagaaccTAAGAGGAATGCTAACATACAGTGACACACTGTCCCCCTTCAAGTCCAATTTGAGGTCCTGGCATGAGCTCTCATTAAGTAGAGGCCAGAGCTATGAACAGCTAAGCAGCCCCAGTCACGGTGTGCCGACTGCCATCATGTCTCCCCTGCAGTCATGGTGCAGGCTGCTCTGATGAGCTGCCAGCTGTGAAACCCTCCCCAGGACACAACGATCCTCTGACAGGCATAAGCTCCAGCCTTTCTGTTCCCAGACTGAGATTCCATGGTCAGTTCCAGTACACAGCGGTGCCTGGTTTCAGTCTGCTGGCCAGTGGGAACACCAGTGTCTCTTTACAATATCCTCATCCTTCAAAATTCATGACgtctttgtttttagtagctgaatagtgttccattgtataatgtaccacattttcttcatccacaccttcagttgagggacatctgggttgtttccagctactggctattacagataaagctgctatgaacatagttgagcacatgtctttgtgggatggtggagcatcttttgggtatgtgcctagGAGTCGCATAGCTGGATCTTGTGAGAAACTGCTAAATTGATTTCCAATATGGTTGAACACGTTTGCACTctcagcagcaatggaggagtgctccccttgcTCCAGTTCCTCACTGACATGCATTATCTCTTTAggtttgaccttagccattctgatatgtgtaaaatggaatctcagagcTGCTTTGATCTGTGTTTCCCTGACGACCAAGGACATTGAACatgtaagtgcttctcagtccTTTAAGATTTCTCTCCGGGAATTTTCTGCTTAACAGTGTACTCCCATTTTTCAATTGatttatttgggttgttggtgtctaatttctcaAGTACtctgtaaattttggatatttaaccctctgtcagatataggattgatgaagatcttttcccaatctgaggcgaccgatttgtcctattgatggtgtctttgccttacagaagcttttcagtttcatgaggttccatttatcaattgctGATTGTAGAGCCTGAAACATTGGTGTTCCGTTAAGAAAATTGTCTCCTGCactactgtgttcaaggccattccccactttctcttctatgaggttcagtgtatctggttttatgttgaggttcttcatccacttggacttgagttctgCGCAGGATGagaaatatggatctatttacatGTAGACATCAGTTAgtccagaaccatttgttgaagatgctttattgcttccattgtatggttttggcctCTTAATCAAAAATCAATTATCCACAGGTATGTGGACTTATTTTGGGGTCTTTGATTCAATCCCATTGATCaaagtgtctgtctctgtaccaataccatgcagtttcaatcactattgctctgcagtagAGCTTCGtcggggatggtgattcctctagAAGTTCTTGTATTGCTCAGGATGGTTTTGGctatctttattttgtttttccatatgaaattgagaagaattttgcaggcaaatgaatagtgcttgagaatatcatcctgagtgaggtaacccagtcccaaaaggacatgcatggcatgtactcacttataagttgatattagccataaaatagaGGATACACATGCTATGCTATACAAACACAAAGacgctaaacaagaaggaaggcataagcgaagatgcttgaatctcacttaaaagggaaaataaagtaGTCATGAGAGGCAGgtggagagagggatctgggaaggagaagggatgtggagggggatgggaaggtTCAGGATCATGTGTGAGGAGGGACaagagagatggccagatggccatgagaatgaatgggaatCTGCAACTAACAGGGTTGGAGAAGTAAGGGGCATCttcaggatgagacagagacctgggataagggaggtgcccAACAATCAAAACAATCAGTGGGGTGATCTTAGCTGTGACTGACAGCATTGGGGATATAGAACCAGAAAAAGCAACCTCCTATAGCCAggtaggaaccccagtggagtgacagagacaccaacccacccacaaaacttccaacccaaaattcatcctgtctacaagaaatgcaggggtgggggatggagcagACTAAGAAAATGGCTAACTACTAACCAGTCCAACTTTAGCCCCATCCTATGGGCAAGCACTAATCCctacactattaatgatattctgttatgtttaTAGACAGGAATCCAGcacggctgtcctctgagagactccacccagcagctgactcagacagatacagacacccacaaccaaacagtggatggagcttgggactcctatggaagaataggaggaaggattgtgaccccaaagaggataggaactccacacaaagatcaacagagtcaactaacctggacctttggggctctcagagactgaactaccaaccaaagaacacacacatctGGACTTAGGCctacccacacatatgtagcagatgtgcagattggtcttcatgtgggtcctgaataaCTGGGGcaagggctatcccaaaagctattgtCTGTATGTGCGATATGTTCTTCTAGGTAGGATGCCTTGTTTGCTGTCAGTGAAAGAGGAAgagcctagcctcacagagacttgaagtgccaggtcGGGGGGATACTTAGAGgggccccacccactcagagaagGGAAAATGGGAGAGGGAAAAATTGTGGGATGGGGTGACTGGGAAagaggcagtgagcaggatgtaaagtgattaagtaataaaaacattatttgattttaataaaTATCCTCATTCTTTGCCCTTCTACTACATAGGTCACATAATCCACCCAAACCTTCCCTGGCCATAGGTGATAGTTTCTGCTAGGATCTCACCTCTCTATGGTGGCACAACATTTGACATTACACCCAGCTCCTCTAGAATTCTTCTTTTCTGACCTACCGCCCTGTTCCTCCAGGATCTTGCATCCCTGTGTAGGCCTGCTACGTCCCACCACATAGGCCACATGCTTCCTATAGAGATCTCACATGCTCTTACCACAAAGGCAGCCTGTTGAGACTTGCTGAAGTCTCAATTCCACTGCCAcgaagagagaaaagaatgtcTTGACATTCTCTGAACATAGAACATTCTCCACTGAAGGAAATCAAGAAAAACAATTCCTTAAAAAGAGAGAATGACTAAATCAAACAACTACTTTAGATGAGCAAGTCCCAGcacagaaacaa
This Rattus norvegicus strain BN/NHsdMcwi chromosome 3, GRCr8, whole genome shotgun sequence DNA region includes the following protein-coding sequences:
- the Hmgb1l3 gene encoding high mobility group protein B1-like is translated as MGKGDPKKPRGKMSSYAFFVQTCREEHKKKHPDASVNFSEFSKKCSERWKAMSAKEKGKFEDMAKADKARYEREMKTYIPPKGETKKKFKDPNAPKRPPSAFLFCSEYRPKIKGEHPALSIGDVTKKLGEVWTNTASDDKQPCEKMAAKLKEKYEKDTAAYRAKGKPDAAKKGVVKAERSKKKKEEEDDEEDEDDEEEEEEEDEDDEEDDDDE